A DNA window from Arachis hypogaea cultivar Tifrunner chromosome 18, arahy.Tifrunner.gnm2.J5K5, whole genome shotgun sequence contains the following coding sequences:
- the LOC112769771 gene encoding uncharacterized protein, producing the protein MTGLLKKHGISYKVAMTYHPQTNGQAEVSNREIKHILKKIVKPHRKHWSSRFRDALWAYRTAYKTPIGMSPFCLVYRKVCHLLVEVEHKSYWAVKECNSGLGGVGIERKLQLEELEGLRLEAYENSRLYKEKVKAVHDKHIKRREFKVGDQVLLYNSRLRLMPGKLRSRWDGPTW; encoded by the coding sequence ATGACAGGTTTGTTGAAGAAGCATGGCATCAGTTACAAGGTGGCGATgacttaccatccccaaacaaatggccaagccgaggtgtctaatagAGAGATCAAGCACATACTCAAGAAGATTGTTAAACCTCATAGAAAGCACTGGAGTTCAAGGTTTAGAGATGCGCtatgggcttatcggacagcttacaagacacccatcggCATGAGTCCATTCTGCCTAGTCTACAGAAAGGTTTGTCACCTTCtggtggaggtggaacacaaatCTTATTGGGCTGTGAAGGAATGCAACTCAGGATTGGGAGGAGTTGGAAttgaaaggaaattgcaactaGAGGAATTGGAGGGCCTTCGACTAGAAGCATATGAAAACTCAAGGCTCTACAAAGAAAAGGTGAAGGCGGTACATGACAAGCACATTAAGAGAAGAGAGTTTAAAGTTGGGGATCAAGTCCTTctctacaactcaaggttgaGGTTAATGCCGGGCAAACTGAGGTCAAGGTGGGATGGACCTACATGGTAG